In Amycolatopsis coloradensis, one genomic interval encodes:
- a CDS encoding WXG100 family type VII secretion target, with protein sequence MPFLDPEPLYAKLTSGDAAGIAEVGATIADAKTSLQTVADGISDGALRAARSWRGTAAAEFVGKAKQSSGTVAEVYAQLNTAEAAVKGAASAYSALRASADTAIGPWRKLGLTDLLEAPEIAMKTIRALTVAQQTYESRLNALAATTDGGASEGWDSEGNADISGVDPGQPWTSQGLAYDGKNLLVGSYHDGNGDGTGDSPIGPGLTPSRLTYVDYETGVEAGNVYLNGNGEVGAPTHTGGVATDGKHVWVSSNGYVYVYDKTELDAAQDSGVPVDAVDVVDTPAHSYVTYAQGKLFVGDYANNRLYEVPVGPDGSPRPDEAGDPIETPNNVQGVVVRADEFIFSSSDGHSGKFFRQDRTPEWYDLNDREEIELKGGEPGNEDGYDSHGVEEAVEIDGEIVLAHESGAYGYQKNPGSKWDEPELTRISLEELGLDPDGALSPGDAGYETDPDSLVGAAGVLDGATSTLSTAAGAVSRLQLVSHLLGEVPAATTFSDALTKHISAAGDRLTAGVDTVGGIADSLVTGADTYRRIEDGIREGLDKLGEALP encoded by the coding sequence GACCGTGGCGGACGGGATCTCCGACGGCGCCCTGCGAGCGGCCAGATCCTGGCGCGGTACAGCGGCGGCGGAGTTCGTCGGCAAGGCGAAACAGTCCTCGGGCACCGTCGCCGAGGTGTATGCCCAGCTCAACACCGCCGAGGCGGCGGTCAAGGGCGCTGCCTCGGCGTACTCCGCGCTGCGAGCGTCGGCCGACACCGCCATCGGACCATGGCGCAAGCTCGGCCTGACCGACCTCCTCGAGGCGCCGGAGATCGCGATGAAGACCATCCGGGCACTCACGGTCGCGCAGCAGACCTACGAAAGCAGGCTCAACGCGCTGGCGGCCACGACCGACGGCGGCGCGAGCGAGGGCTGGGACAGCGAGGGCAACGCCGACATCAGCGGCGTCGATCCAGGGCAGCCGTGGACTTCCCAAGGTCTGGCCTACGACGGCAAGAACCTGCTCGTCGGCTCGTACCACGACGGCAACGGCGACGGAACGGGCGACAGCCCGATCGGCCCCGGCCTGACTCCCAGCAGGCTGACCTACGTCGACTACGAGACCGGAGTGGAAGCGGGGAACGTCTACCTCAACGGCAACGGCGAGGTCGGCGCGCCCACGCACACCGGCGGTGTCGCGACGGACGGCAAGCACGTCTGGGTTTCGTCCAACGGATACGTGTACGTCTATGACAAGACCGAACTCGACGCCGCGCAGGACAGCGGGGTGCCCGTCGACGCCGTGGACGTGGTCGATACGCCCGCCCACAGCTACGTCACCTACGCGCAAGGCAAACTCTTCGTGGGCGACTACGCCAACAACCGGCTCTATGAAGTCCCGGTCGGCCCGGACGGTTCGCCCCGCCCGGACGAGGCCGGAGATCCGATCGAGACTCCGAACAACGTCCAGGGCGTCGTGGTACGCGCCGACGAGTTCATCTTCTCCTCGTCCGATGGTCACAGCGGCAAGTTCTTTCGGCAGGACCGGACGCCGGAGTGGTACGACCTCAACGATCGCGAGGAGATCGAGCTGAAGGGCGGCGAGCCCGGCAACGAAGACGGCTACGACTCGCACGGTGTGGAGGAAGCCGTCGAGATCGACGGGGAGATCGTGCTGGCCCACGAATCCGGCGCCTACGGCTACCAGAAGAACCCGGGTTCGAAGTGGGACGAGCCCGAGCTGACCAGGATCTCCTTGGAGGAGCTGGGGCTCGATCCGGACGGCGCGCTCTCCCCAGGCGACGCCGGATACGAAACCGATCCCGATTCACTGGTCGGTGCCGCGGGTGTTCTGGACGGGGCGACGTCGACGTTGAGTACGGCGGCCGGCGCGGTGTCGCGACTGCAACTGGTGTCGCACCTGCTCGGCGAGGTTCCCGCTGCTACCACCTTCAGCGACGCACTGACCAAGCACATCAGCGCCGCCGGGGATCGGCTGACGGCGGGTGTGGACACGGTCGGTGGCATCGCCGACAGCCTGGTCACGGGTGCCGACACGTACCGGCGGATCGAGGACGGGATCCGCGAGGGGCTGGACAAGCTCGGCGAAGCTCTCCCCTGA
- a CDS encoding MarR family winged helix-turn-helix transcriptional regulator translates to MKDWKTCGTPAVATCATTRTHASGTSRPSSPSASERPTRESTASKGAAWSGAFPDPADRRSSLLELTDTGTQLVHEADETFAAIGALVQTALDPAQALRQLLTALEHDRIGTPAG, encoded by the coding sequence ATGAAGGACTGGAAAACGTGCGGCACGCCGGCCGTCGCTACCTGCGCGACCACCCGGACGCACGCGTCGGGGACCTCGCGGCCTTCTTCGCCATCGGCGTCGGAGCGACCAACAAGGGAATCGACCGCCTCGAAGGGCGCGGCTTGGTCAGGCGCGTTTCCGGATCCCGCCGACCGCCGCTCCTCGCTACTGGAACTCACCGACACCGGCACGCAACTCGTCCACGAAGCGGACGAGACGTTCGCGGCCATCGGCGCGCTCGTCCAGACGGCCCTCGACCCCGCGCAGGCATTGCGGCAACTCCTGACCGCGCTCGAACACGACAGGATCGGCACACCCGCCGGCTGA
- a CDS encoding response regulator receiver protein: MIGNEDAVAEEGVPEQARCGFRKCRDPLPPPGPRGGRPYEFCPDRTWPGGKSCKQLAAAEQALREALGDDAVPSAALVDAGQDFDQAAAALIDPLRTLSNALDAVTAHLRDEIAAAVSQADAAHKAAVEADRQRDAALARAAEAEAEAEAALEAARTAQHAESLAKATADEAAEARVAAQLTQAKAESATVVITRRVKEVSEEAAALRTRAEELAAALSARSEELATRTAERDAAQTALAESDERRKTWERLVDTQKRELTAELDVVRGELRDQDVRHREAVAEQAARDTASREQLADVQAELTTAREQLAAAQLRLTQFQAVHDQTTATLSRIRQRALAATEEPSAPLRNDLLGILLRDDTAESPASRDPDLS, from the coding sequence ATGATCGGAAACGAGGACGCGGTCGCCGAGGAAGGTGTGCCTGAGCAGGCACGATGCGGGTTTCGCAAGTGCCGGGATCCGCTGCCGCCGCCGGGACCGCGCGGAGGCAGGCCTTATGAGTTCTGCCCGGACCGGACGTGGCCCGGCGGGAAGAGCTGCAAGCAGCTGGCCGCGGCGGAGCAGGCCCTGCGGGAGGCGCTGGGGGACGACGCCGTGCCGTCAGCGGCTCTGGTGGACGCCGGTCAGGACTTCGATCAGGCGGCTGCCGCGCTGATCGATCCCCTCCGCACGTTGAGCAACGCGCTGGACGCGGTCACGGCCCATCTGCGGGATGAGATCGCTGCGGCCGTTAGTCAGGCCGACGCCGCGCATAAGGCCGCGGTGGAGGCCGATCGGCAACGGGACGCCGCGCTGGCACGAGCGGCCGAAGCCGAAGCCGAAGCCGAGGCGGCGCTGGAAGCGGCTCGGACGGCTCAGCACGCCGAGTCACTGGCCAAGGCGACCGCGGACGAGGCGGCCGAGGCCCGGGTTGCCGCCCAGCTGACTCAAGCCAAAGCGGAGTCGGCCACCGTTGTGATCACCCGGCGTGTGAAGGAGGTCAGCGAGGAAGCGGCGGCACTGCGAACCAGAGCCGAGGAGCTGGCGGCCGCGCTCTCGGCCCGCAGTGAGGAACTGGCGACACGGACCGCCGAGCGAGACGCCGCACAGACTGCGTTGGCCGAGTCAGACGAGCGTCGCAAAACATGGGAGCGGCTCGTGGACACGCAGAAGCGCGAGCTGACCGCGGAGTTGGACGTAGTCCGGGGAGAACTGCGAGATCAAGACGTCCGTCATCGGGAAGCTGTCGCCGAGCAGGCAGCGCGTGACACGGCTTCGCGCGAGCAGCTCGCGGACGTTCAAGCTGAACTGACCACAGCGCGCGAGCAACTCGCCGCGGCCCAGCTTCGGCTCACTCAATTCCAGGCAGTGCACGATCAGACCACGGCGACACTGTCCCGCATCCGCCAACGCGCCCTCGCCGCGACAGAGGAACCGTCGGCGCCGCTGCGAAACGACCTGTTGGGGATTCTTCTCCGTGACGACACCGCGGAGAGTCCAGCGTCGAGGGATCCTGACCTGTCGTAG
- a CDS encoding methylmalonyl-CoA mutase family protein, whose translation MAEPGEYPYDAGIHPTGYTTKVWTMRQLAGLSTAGSTNERFHYLLGLGETGLSLAFDLPTQLGLDPDDPRAEGEVGRTGVSIATVDDLAEVFKGIPLDRLSVSMTINATAPILLAMWVVVAEESGVDPASLRGTLQNEMPKEFLARKAYIYDIDTSMRYSLDVLEHCIRHLPTVNPVSLSGGHAREAGASRALEVACGIADAEVYLQGMVDRGLGVDEVARRFTFIFGAHMELLAEAAKFRVVRSLYAQRLRERWGATDERAMKMRVQVNTFGSALAHQEPLNNVVRSTIQALAAVLGGVQSLHVCSFDEAYQTPGELGARIALRTHQIMAEETDVARYVDPLGGSAVIERIAAEMRSEVEDWLRRIEDHGGMLGSIRSGWLESEIEDLAQREPGPRVGVKDQLRSETEEVVLQRERHKPLPSVQRGVERRACDAELKAIRDAVASGVNVMPTLIEAARARASLGQMCEAMAPQD comes from the coding sequence ATGGCAGAGCCCGGCGAGTACCCCTATGACGCGGGTATCCACCCGACCGGATACACCACCAAAGTCTGGACCATGCGCCAGCTCGCCGGTTTGAGCACTGCCGGCTCTACGAACGAACGTTTCCACTATCTGCTGGGCCTTGGCGAGACCGGCCTGTCGCTGGCGTTCGACCTGCCGACGCAACTCGGCCTCGACCCCGACGACCCCCGAGCAGAAGGCGAAGTCGGTCGTACGGGTGTTTCGATTGCCACCGTCGACGACCTCGCGGAGGTGTTCAAAGGTATTCCCTTGGACCGGCTCTCGGTGTCCATGACCATCAACGCCACGGCACCGATACTGCTGGCCATGTGGGTGGTGGTGGCCGAGGAGTCGGGTGTCGATCCGGCTTCGCTGCGCGGGACGCTCCAGAACGAGATGCCGAAGGAGTTTCTGGCACGCAAGGCCTACATCTACGACATCGACACCAGCATGCGCTATTCGCTCGATGTTCTGGAGCACTGTATTCGCCACCTGCCGACAGTGAATCCGGTGTCTTTGTCCGGTGGACACGCGCGCGAGGCGGGGGCCAGCCGGGCGCTTGAGGTGGCATGTGGGATCGCGGACGCGGAGGTGTACCTCCAAGGCATGGTCGACCGCGGTCTGGGGGTGGACGAGGTGGCTCGACGGTTCACCTTCATCTTCGGTGCGCACATGGAATTGCTGGCGGAGGCCGCGAAGTTTCGTGTGGTGCGGTCGCTCTACGCGCAGCGGTTGCGGGAACGCTGGGGAGCGACAGACGAACGCGCGATGAAGATGCGGGTACAGGTCAACACTTTCGGTTCCGCGCTCGCACACCAAGAACCGCTGAACAATGTGGTCCGATCCACGATCCAGGCGCTCGCGGCCGTGCTGGGCGGGGTGCAGTCCCTGCACGTGTGCAGTTTCGACGAGGCCTATCAGACGCCGGGGGAGTTGGGTGCCCGTATCGCGCTGCGAACCCACCAGATCATGGCGGAGGAGACGGACGTCGCCCGGTACGTCGATCCGCTAGGTGGTTCGGCGGTGATCGAGCGGATCGCGGCGGAGATGAGGTCCGAGGTGGAGGACTGGCTCCGCCGGATCGAGGACCATGGCGGCATGCTCGGCAGTATCCGGAGCGGGTGGCTGGAGTCCGAGATCGAGGATCTGGCTCAACGTGAACCAGGGCCCCGGGTGGGGGTCAAGGACCAGCTTCGGTCCGAGACCGAAGAGGTCGTTCTCCAGCGGGAGCGCCATAAACCCTTGCCGTCGGTTCAACGAGGGGTGGAGCGTCGGGCCTGCGATGCCGAGTTGAAGGCGATACGAGACGCGGTGGCGAGTGGCGTCAACGTGATGCCCACCCTGATCGAGGCGGCACGGGCTCGTGCCAGTCTCGGCCAGATGTGTGAGGCAATGGCGCCGCAAGACTGA
- the ccrA gene encoding crotonyl-CoA carboxylase/reductase, translated as MDALAEAVVKGAPREDLERIPVPDEFVAVHTRTEDVGMFQGVEDKDVRRSLRIGPVPMPALAADEVLIAVMASGINYNTVWSATFDPVPTFAFLKYFGRQGGDAARHDQRFHVLGSDAAGVVVRAGSGVRRWTVGDHVVVATAHVDHEEPSTHGDSMLGGEQRAWGFETNFGGLAQYAVVRASQLLAKPPHLTWEEAAASPLCAGTAYRMLVGEHGARIKQGDVVLIWGAAGGLGVYAAQFVRNGGGIAVGVVSSEERAESARLMGCEHVINRRELDLEDPVTGGKQLGKRIRKAVGDDPHVVFEHVGRETFGLSVFVAGRGGTIVTCGSSTGFQHEFDNRYLWMRLKRVIGSHGANLQEQWEVNRLITLGRVKSALSVVYPLAEAAEAARLVQENLHLGKVGVLALAPEEGLGVTDPVMREKFGADIAPLMA; from the coding sequence TTGGACGCTCTCGCTGAAGCTGTAGTCAAAGGTGCGCCCAGGGAGGATTTGGAACGCATACCGGTGCCTGACGAATTCGTCGCGGTCCACACACGCACCGAAGACGTCGGTATGTTCCAAGGTGTCGAGGACAAGGATGTCCGGCGCTCGTTGAGAATCGGTCCGGTGCCGATGCCGGCGTTGGCGGCGGACGAGGTCCTCATCGCGGTCATGGCCAGCGGTATCAACTACAACACCGTGTGGTCGGCGACCTTTGATCCCGTCCCGACATTCGCCTTCCTCAAGTATTTCGGACGGCAGGGCGGTGACGCGGCTCGTCACGACCAGCGGTTCCATGTACTGGGCTCGGACGCGGCAGGCGTCGTGGTGCGTGCCGGCTCCGGCGTTCGCCGCTGGACCGTCGGCGATCATGTCGTGGTCGCGACGGCGCATGTCGACCATGAGGAGCCATCGACGCACGGAGACAGCATGCTCGGCGGCGAGCAACGCGCTTGGGGTTTCGAGACGAATTTCGGCGGTCTGGCGCAGTACGCGGTGGTCCGGGCGAGTCAACTGCTGGCGAAGCCCCCTCATCTGACCTGGGAGGAGGCCGCCGCCAGTCCGCTGTGCGCGGGTACCGCTTATCGCATGCTGGTCGGTGAGCACGGGGCGCGCATCAAGCAGGGCGATGTCGTCTTGATCTGGGGCGCGGCCGGCGGGCTCGGCGTGTACGCGGCACAGTTCGTCCGGAACGGTGGTGGCATCGCGGTCGGTGTGGTCAGCTCGGAAGAGCGCGCGGAAAGTGCTCGGTTGATGGGCTGCGAGCACGTCATCAACCGGCGCGAACTCGACCTCGAAGATCCGGTGACAGGTGGAAAACAACTCGGCAAGAGAATCCGAAAAGCGGTCGGTGACGATCCGCACGTCGTCTTCGAGCATGTGGGGCGCGAAACGTTCGGCCTTTCGGTTTTCGTCGCCGGGCGTGGCGGGACGATCGTGACTTGCGGATCGAGTACCGGTTTTCAGCACGAGTTCGACAATCGCTATTTGTGGATGCGCCTCAAGCGGGTGATCGGCAGCCATGGGGCGAATCTCCAAGAGCAATGGGAGGTCAACCGGCTCATCACCCTCGGACGCGTCAAATCAGCCCTTTCGGTCGTCTATCCCTTGGCCGAAGCCGCCGAAGCAGCACGGCTGGTGCAAGAGAACCTTCATCTCGGGAAGGTCGGTGTGCTCGCGCTGGCTCCCGAAGAAGGACTCGGCGTGACCGATCCGGTGATGCGCGAAAAATTCGGTGCGGACATCGCGCCGTTGATGGCCTGA
- a CDS encoding amino acid adenylation domain-containing protein produces MRDAGLPVSLWGGDSNPTCLITALLRTAARQPQAIAVVDGVDRFTYAELLRWAQSLAALLDEQGVATGDPVAVTGERGAPTIAAMLATGLLGAVYVPLDPAYPELRLKYMLQDSGAKVLLHSGPDPALSDSPVPLPIPAFDSLSVADEVVVFQPPATCDPDTAFYIIYTSGSTGWPKGVAIPHGCLDNMVEWQASHSPRRDLRTAQFAPLNFDVYFQEVLGTLRGGGTVVVVPERLRRDPVGLLAWLMEHRVERMFLPYVALQMLAIVAEATPDLAGIQLIEVNTAGEQLVATKQIRAMFRRLPGARLVNHYGQSESAMVSSHILPADPDEWPALPPIGVPLPGCELLIDPEDEESPDVGELLVAGSPVSLGYTHRPELNAERFVTVAPTPHGHTRVFRTGDLVRIQDGVVQFMSRLDSDVKIRGYRVNLTEIDVHLLSRPGVEAAACVVVEASTGTRTLRAAVTASEEGPPPDWHAIFAYLSEVLPEASLPLSLTVLPYLPRTPSGKTDRDAVAALIVEDIRNR; encoded by the coding sequence ATGAGGGACGCCGGTCTCCCGGTCTCCCTGTGGGGTGGCGACTCGAATCCGACCTGCCTCATCACCGCGTTGCTGCGGACAGCCGCCCGGCAGCCGCAAGCGATCGCGGTCGTCGACGGCGTGGACCGGTTCACCTACGCGGAACTTCTGCGATGGGCCCAGAGCCTCGCCGCTCTGCTCGACGAGCAAGGCGTCGCCACAGGAGACCCTGTCGCCGTCACGGGCGAGCGTGGTGCGCCCACCATCGCGGCGATGCTGGCGACGGGGCTGCTTGGAGCCGTCTATGTACCTCTCGATCCCGCCTATCCGGAGTTGCGGCTGAAGTACATGCTCCAGGACAGCGGCGCCAAGGTGCTGCTCCACAGTGGACCGGACCCGGCCTTGAGCGATTCGCCGGTACCGCTCCCGATCCCCGCTTTCGACTCGCTCTCCGTCGCCGACGAAGTGGTCGTCTTCCAGCCGCCCGCCACCTGCGACCCGGATACCGCCTTCTACATCATCTATACCTCGGGCTCAACCGGCTGGCCCAAGGGTGTCGCGATCCCGCATGGCTGCCTGGACAACATGGTGGAGTGGCAGGCCTCGCACTCACCGCGTCGGGACCTGCGCACCGCTCAGTTCGCCCCGCTCAATTTCGATGTCTACTTCCAGGAGGTACTTGGCACACTTCGCGGTGGCGGCACGGTGGTCGTCGTGCCGGAACGGCTGCGCCGTGACCCGGTCGGTCTGCTCGCTTGGCTGATGGAACACCGCGTCGAGCGGATGTTCCTGCCTTACGTGGCCCTGCAGATGCTGGCGATCGTGGCGGAGGCGACACCTGATCTGGCCGGGATCCAGCTGATCGAAGTCAATACCGCGGGCGAGCAACTGGTGGCCACCAAGCAGATCCGTGCGATGTTCCGACGGCTGCCCGGTGCCCGGTTGGTCAACCATTACGGCCAGAGCGAGTCCGCGATGGTGTCGTCGCACATCCTGCCCGCCGATCCCGACGAATGGCCTGCTCTGCCACCGATCGGTGTTCCCTTGCCGGGCTGTGAGCTGCTGATCGATCCGGAGGACGAAGAATCGCCGGACGTCGGTGAGTTGCTCGTAGCCGGATCACCGGTTTCCCTGGGCTACACACACCGGCCGGAACTCAACGCGGAACGCTTCGTCACCGTCGCCCCCACGCCTCATGGCCACACGCGGGTCTTCCGCACAGGCGACCTGGTGCGCATCCAGGACGGTGTCGTGCAGTTCATGTCCCGTCTGGACAGCGACGTCAAGATCCGCGGGTACCGCGTGAACCTGACGGAGATCGACGTCCATCTGCTGAGCAGGCCCGGCGTCGAGGCCGCGGCCTGTGTAGTCGTCGAGGCGAGTACCGGTACGCGAACCCTGCGGGCAGCCGTCACCGCGTCGGAGGAAGGTCCGCCACCGGACTGGCACGCCATTTTCGCCTATCTGAGCGAAGTGCTTCCCGAGGCATCGCTGCCTTTGTCGCTGACTGTTCTGCCCTATCTGCCTCGTACGCCGAGCGGGAAGACAGACCGCGACGCGGTCGCCGCGCTCATTGTCGAAGACATCCGAAACCGATGA
- a CDS encoding FMN-binding negative transcriptional regulator codes for MFVPELYQVRDETWLRDVMRDHPLATLNTNGADVPYSTHLPALLAPAIPDDAPLVGSEVIGHLNRANPHWRSLSDGMRALLVFQGPGAYVTPATYGLDPAAPTWDFVSIHLHGRLRLVQDREETFEVILATVKQLESTQGEEWDPTSSLEYFRRILPGVGAFRLEIEGVDAMFKLSQEMPAEMRELVIRHFEDREGNRRKLGRLMREHGPCAVSQEAGA; via the coding sequence GTGTTCGTTCCCGAGCTCTATCAAGTACGCGACGAGACGTGGCTGCGCGACGTCATGCGGGACCATCCGCTGGCGACGCTCAACACCAATGGGGCGGACGTTCCCTATTCCACGCATCTCCCGGCTCTGCTCGCGCCCGCTATTCCGGACGATGCGCCGCTGGTCGGCTCGGAAGTGATAGGTCACCTGAATCGGGCCAATCCCCATTGGCGATCCCTCTCCGACGGGATGCGGGCCCTGCTGGTGTTCCAGGGGCCGGGCGCCTACGTGACTCCGGCGACGTATGGCCTGGACCCGGCGGCCCCCACCTGGGATTTCGTCTCCATCCACCTTCATGGCCGGCTCCGTCTCGTACAGGACCGCGAGGAGACATTCGAAGTCATCCTGGCGACCGTGAAACAGCTGGAGAGCACGCAAGGCGAAGAGTGGGATCCGACGTCATCGCTGGAATACTTCCGGCGGATTCTGCCGGGGGTCGGGGCGTTCCGCCTGGAGATCGAGGGTGTCGACGCGATGTTCAAGCTCAGCCAGGAGATGCCCGCCGAGATGCGGGAACTGGTGATCCGGCATTTCGAAGACCGTGAGGGAAACCGTCGGAAGTTGGGGCGCCTGATGCGCGAGCACGGACCCTGTGCGGTGAGCCAGGAGGCGGGGGCATGA
- a CDS encoding lysine N(6)-hydroxylase/L-ornithine N(5)-oxygenase family protein yields the protein MAYESEADDTADVVGVGFGPANLALAIALRERASAESAAAVFKARFFEKQQEFGWHRGMLIDGATMQVSFLKDLVTPRNPTSRFGFLSYLHAKGRFATFLNRKSFYPLRTEFHDYLAWAADQLADDVDYGSEVVEIRPVTDARGTTAAVDVVVRGQGALSTVRTRAIAVASGLEPVLPAGIEAGDRIWHSSDLLYQAEKAATGTPARFVVVGAGQSAAEVVGYLHERFPQAEVHAVFARYGFSVADDSSFTNEVFDPVAVDRYFTSPPDVKAMLLDYHSNTNYAVVDDDTIRDLYDRVYRESLSGVRRLHVHNVSRVRGQEVGTDDVNVRLEFLPTGDVTAVRADAIVYATGYRPGDPLRLLGELGTRCLRDERGNIQVGRDYRVRTTDDVKVDIFLQGSTEHSHGISSSLLSNVAVRAGEIADALEASGRPARHPRNRSSSVSLTEH from the coding sequence ATGGCGTACGAGTCAGAGGCGGACGATACGGCGGACGTCGTGGGCGTGGGTTTCGGTCCGGCGAACCTGGCACTCGCCATAGCCCTCAGGGAACGGGCATCGGCCGAATCCGCCGCGGCCGTCTTCAAAGCGCGCTTCTTCGAGAAGCAGCAAGAGTTCGGCTGGCATCGCGGCATGCTGATCGACGGCGCGACGATGCAGGTGTCATTCCTCAAGGACTTGGTCACGCCGCGCAATCCGACGAGCCGGTTCGGATTCTTGTCCTACTTGCACGCCAAAGGCCGTTTCGCCACGTTTCTCAACCGCAAGTCCTTCTATCCACTTCGTACCGAGTTCCACGACTATCTGGCTTGGGCGGCCGATCAGCTCGCCGACGATGTCGACTATGGCAGTGAGGTCGTCGAAATACGACCGGTCACGGATGCTCGCGGCACCACGGCCGCCGTCGACGTGGTCGTCCGCGGACAAGGTGCGCTGTCGACCGTGCGGACGCGAGCCATCGCCGTCGCGTCCGGGCTCGAGCCGGTCCTTCCCGCGGGTATCGAGGCGGGGGACCGGATATGGCACAGCTCGGACTTGCTCTACCAGGCGGAGAAGGCGGCAACAGGGACACCTGCCCGTTTCGTCGTGGTCGGCGCCGGGCAGAGCGCCGCGGAAGTGGTCGGCTATCTGCACGAACGTTTCCCGCAGGCGGAGGTGCACGCGGTTTTCGCACGGTACGGCTTCAGCGTCGCAGACGACAGTTCGTTCACCAACGAGGTCTTCGACCCGGTCGCCGTCGACCGGTATTTCACTTCTCCGCCGGACGTGAAGGCGATGCTGCTCGACTACCATTCCAACACCAATTACGCGGTCGTCGATGACGACACCATACGAGACCTGTATGACCGTGTGTACCGGGAAAGCCTCAGCGGGGTCCGGCGTCTGCACGTCCACAATGTGTCCCGGGTGCGCGGTCAAGAGGTCGGTACCGACGACGTGAACGTCCGGCTCGAGTTCCTGCCGACCGGCGATGTCACGGCGGTCCGGGCCGACGCTATCGTCTACGCGACCGGCTACCGCCCCGGTGATCCGCTGCGATTGCTCGGCGAGCTCGGAACGCGATGCCTGCGCGACGAGCGCGGGAACATCCAGGTGGGGCGCGATTACCGGGTCCGGACGACGGACGACGTGAAAGTCGACATCTTCCTGCAAGGTTCCACCGAACACAGTCACGGCATCTCGTCCAGCCTTCTTTCCAATGTGGCGGTACGAGCGGGGGAGATCGCCGATGCGCTGGAGGCGTCCGGAAGACCCGCCCGGCATCCCCGTAATCGATCGTCGAGTGTGTCTCTGACTGAACACTGA
- a CDS encoding MFS transporter: protein MTQVVIGAAVLSLLGFTSGLSRKRRSRSRRLRVDDCHPIHCHTVPVRMSPEPLQEEPNPHRTRSLNLWLSGVSLSLFGDSALWLVAALWVKSLTGSDGAAGMTFLAYLAPGIIAPLFGVVVDRVRRKRLVLTINLVLAPVTCLVLFATTSSDVWIIYTVLVITGFGTSLHNAAGGALLPRIAGPKGIGRANAKLRTLKEISRLFAPVVGTALFAASSVEAVVVINAATYLVAAVCVWLVDVDDPKPQYERGEPLVRQMTAGARFLWQCAPLRETAFTLVGVLAVFGLIQPTVFALVSNGLQLSVTFVGVLSSCQAVGAIVGGMVTVRMVDRLGARRLLLCGLLLYIAGHAALLIPVPISAIAGFVVIGGGIAPVIVGFYTQVQHLAPDRMLGRVSAVADSLISLPQAGFIALGSLTIGTIGHGPMLIFMVTVLVFSTLYYLSRLRATPTPEVLAPQPARMAKP from the coding sequence GTGACCCAGGTGGTCATCGGTGCGGCTGTTCTCTCATTGCTCGGGTTCACAAGCGGCCTTTCACGGAAACGGAGATCGAGGAGTCGAAGGCTGCGCGTCGACGACTGCCATCCGATACATTGTCATACCGTGCCGGTCCGGATGTCTCCAGAGCCCTTGCAAGAGGAACCCAACCCTCACCGCACTCGCAGCCTGAACCTGTGGTTGTCCGGCGTGAGTCTGTCGCTGTTCGGCGATAGCGCACTTTGGCTGGTAGCGGCCCTTTGGGTGAAGAGTTTGACCGGCAGTGACGGCGCGGCGGGTATGACCTTCCTGGCTTATCTCGCCCCCGGCATCATTGCGCCGCTGTTCGGAGTGGTCGTCGATCGGGTGCGGCGCAAGCGGCTCGTGTTGACGATCAACCTCGTGCTCGCTCCCGTCACGTGTCTGGTGCTGTTCGCCACCACGAGTTCGGACGTGTGGATCATCTACACGGTGCTGGTGATCACCGGGTTCGGGACGAGTCTGCACAACGCCGCGGGTGGCGCGTTGCTCCCGAGGATCGCCGGACCGAAGGGGATCGGCCGGGCGAACGCGAAACTGCGCACCCTGAAAGAGATCAGTCGTTTGTTCGCGCCAGTCGTCGGCACCGCGCTTTTCGCCGCGTCGAGCGTGGAAGCGGTGGTGGTGATCAACGCCGCGACCTATCTGGTCGCCGCGGTGTGCGTTTGGCTGGTGGACGTCGATGACCCCAAGCCACAGTACGAGCGTGGTGAGCCTCTCGTGCGCCAGATGACCGCCGGCGCGCGATTCCTGTGGCAGTGCGCCCCACTTCGGGAGACCGCTTTCACACTGGTGGGCGTGCTCGCCGTCTTCGGGTTGATCCAGCCGACCGTGTTCGCCCTTGTGTCGAACGGCCTGCAGCTCTCTGTCACTTTTGTGGGCGTACTGAGCAGTTGTCAAGCGGTCGGCGCCATCGTCGGCGGAATGGTCACCGTCCGAATGGTCGACCGGCTTGGTGCCCGTCGGCTGCTTCTCTGCGGGCTGCTCCTCTACATCGCAGGACACGCCGCACTCCTGATACCGGTCCCGATCAGCGCGATCGCGGGATTCGTCGTGATCGGCGGCGGGATCGCCCCGGTGATCGTGGGTTTCTACACGCAGGTGCAGCATCTCGCCCCGGACAGGATGCTCGGCAGGGTGTCCGCGGTCGCCGATTCACTCATCAGCCTGCCACAGGCCGGATTCATCGCGCTCGGCTCCTTGACGATCGGGACGATCGGACACGGGCCGATGCTGATCTTCATGGTGACGGTGCTGGTGTTCTCGACGCTGTACTACCTTTCCCGGCTCAGGGCGACACCGACGCCGGAAGTCCTGGCACCGCAACCTGCTCGTATGGCAAAGCCGTGA